A region from the Lytechinus variegatus isolate NC3 chromosome 6, Lvar_3.0, whole genome shotgun sequence genome encodes:
- the LOC121416591 gene encoding methylthioribose-1-phosphate isomerase-like codes for MDQNKSAEPAEKKARNENTMTLEAIRYKGRSLEILNQKKLPLETVYEQVTSTEDGWHAIREMKVRGAPAIAIVGSLSLAVELSGMSFESKSELVSFICKQFRYLNTARPTAVNMSEAVKRFTSLAEELGSDSETTMESLKDRIIEEAENMLETDVRTNQSIGMHGADHLISSSGGGQVVMTHCNTGSLATAGYGTALGVIRALHERGKLEHVYCTETRPYNQGARLTAYELVYEHIPASLITDSMASFCMPKKGVTAVVVGADRVVANGDTANKIGTYQLAIAARHHNVPFYVASPVTSCDLSLTSGDDIVIEERPEGELTKINGMQIAAPGISGWNPAFDVTPADLITGIITEHGVFKPEELKEKLTQLSSTS; via the exons ATGGATCAGAATAAGTCTGCTGAGCCAGCCGAAAAGAAAGCAAGGAACGAAAACACAATGACGCTAGAGGCCATTCGCTACAAGGGGAGGAGTTTGGAGATCTTGAACCAGAAGAAGCTCCCTCTTGAGACGGTTTATGAACAGGTCACATCGACCGAAGATGGCTGGCATGCCATCAGAGAAATGAAG GTTAGGGGAGCTCCTGCGATAGCGATTGTCGGATCTTTGTCTCTGGCTGTTGAGCTTAGCGGTATGTCCTTCGAGAGCAAGTCCGAGCTGGTGTCCTTTATCTGTAAACAATTCAGATACCTCAACACAGCCAGGCCTACAGCAGTGAATATGTCGGAGGCTGtaaaaaggttcaccagtctGGCAGAAGAGCTTGGCAGTGATTCTGAGACAACAATGGAGTCATTAAAGGACAG AATAATAGAAGAGGCCGAAAACATGCTAGAGACGGATGTGCGGACCAATCAGAGCATAGGAATGCATGGAGCGGACCATTTGATAAGTTCATCCGGGGGTGGACAGGTTGTGATGACTCATTGTAACACAGGATCCCTCGCTACAGCTGGCTATGGCACAGCTTTAG GCGTTATCCGCGCTCTTCATGAAAGAGGAAAGTTGGAACACGTCTACTGCACCGAGACGCGTCCGTACAACCAGGGAGCACGTCTAACCGCTTATGAGCTCGTGTATGAACACATCCCAGCTTCACTTATTACAGACAGCATGGCTTCATTCTGTATGCCCAAGAAAGGCGTCACAG CTGTTGTCGTTGGTGCTGACCGTGTCGTAGCTAATGGTGACACAGCAAACAAGATCGGGACCTACCAGCTTGCCATAGCGGCCCGACATCACAACGTTCCCTTCTACGTCGCTTCCCCCGTGACCTCTTGCGACCTCAGTTTGACCTCTGGGGATGACATCGTGATTGAGGAGCGTCCAGAGGGAGAGTTGACAAAGATCAACGGCATGCAGATTGCCGCTCCAG GTATCTCTGGATGGAACCCTGCCTTTGACGTGACTCCGGCTGACCTTATTACTGGAATTATCACTGAGCATGGTGTCTTTAAACCTGAAGAACTAAAGGAAAAACTGACTCAACTTTCGTCAACATCATAG
- the LOC121417697 gene encoding extensin-like codes for MRSAPPPRPRYQGPCCVNRCNIYFFFFKKNNSHPHSAPRRPTIIHPPPHTPTLIHPSTPHTYFHPPFTPQTYSHPPFTSHTYSYPPSTTHTYSHPSSTHTPTLINPPATQTYSHPLSNPHTYSHPLSTHTPTLIHPPPTHLLSSTLHPHTYSHPPSTHTPTLTHPPHTPTLIHPLPHTPTLTHPPPTHLLSSTLHPTHLLSSTLYPTHLLSPTLHPHTYSHPPSTHTPTLTHPPPTHLLSPTLHPHTYSHPPSTHTPTLIHPPPHTPTLIHPPPTHLLSSTLHPTHLLSPTLHPHTYSHPPSTHTPTLTHPLPHTPTLIHPPPHTPTLTHPPPTHLLSSTLHSTHTYSHLPSTQHTPTLTHPPPTHLLSSTLHPTHLLSSTLHPHTYSHLPSTPHTYSHPPSTQYTYFHLPCTHHTYSNPPVHSPLLISSTLHPSNLLLSTLPLPTPTLTHPNT; via the exons ATGCGATCAGCACCCCCTCCCCGCCCCCGCTACCAAGGGCCATGCTGTGTGAATAGATGTAAcatctatttcttcttcttcaaaaaA AACAACTCTCATCCACACTCAGCACCGCGTAGGCCAACTATCATCCACCCTCCACCCCACACACCTACTCTAATCCACCCTTCCACCCCACACACCTACTTTCATCCACCCTTCACCCCACAAACCTACTCTCACCCACCCTTCACCTCACACACCTACTCTTATCCACCCTCCACCACACACACCTACTCTCATCCATCCTCAACCCACACACCTACTCTCATCAACCCTCCAGCCACACAAACCTACTCTCACCCACTCTCCAACCCACACACCTACTCTCACCCACTTTCCACCCACACACCTACTCTCATCCACCCTCCACCCACACACCTACTCTCATCCACCCTCCACCCACACACCTACTCTCACCCACCCTCCACCCACACACCTACTCTCACCCACCCTCCACACACACCTACTCTCATCCACCCTCTACCCCACACACCTACTCTCACCCACCCTCCACCCACACACCTACTCTCATCCACCCTCCACCCCACACACCTACTCTCATCCACCCTCTACCCCACACACCTACTCTCACCCACCCTCCACCCACACACCTACTCTCACCCACCCTCCACCCACACACCTACTCTCACCCACCCTCCACCCACACACCTACTCTCACCCACCCTCCACCCACACACCTACTCTCATCCACCCTCCACCCACACACCTACTCTCATCCACCCTCCACCCCACACACCTACTCTCATCCACCCTCCACCCACACACCTACTCTCATCCACCCTCCACCCCACACACCTACTCTCACCCACCCTCCACCCACACACCTACTCTCACCCACCCTCCACCCACACACCTACTCTCACCCACCCTCTACCCCACACACCTACTCTCATCCACCCTCCACCCCACACACCTACACTCACCCACCCTCCACCCACACACCTACTCTCATCTACCCTCCACTCAACACACACCTACTCTCATCTACCCTCCACCCAACACACACCTACTCTCACCCACCCTCCACCCACACACCTACTCTCATCCACCCTCCACCCCACACACCTACTCTCATCCACCCTCCACCCACACACCTACTCTCATCTACCCTCCACCCCACACACCTACTCTCATCCACCCTCCACCCAATACACCTATTTTCATCTACCCTGCACCCATCATACTTACTCTAATCCACCAGTCCACTCCCCACTCCTAATTTCATCCACCCTCCACCCATCAAACCTACTCTTATCCACCCTTCCACTCCCCACACCTACTCTAACCCACCCCAACACCTAA